A stretch of the Neodiprion lecontei isolate iyNeoLeco1 chromosome 4, iyNeoLeco1.1, whole genome shotgun sequence genome encodes the following:
- the LOC124294250 gene encoding uncharacterized protein LOC124294250, giving the protein MQGSLFRIIQIEAVEPRFNDLSDIDEELSKRLGDAGRDDPNKVLESLRDIIEDVDKANVVISKKAETSLIELSKMTEDSGPQDEDDVVRRLAEIAEAKRRIEQERDDALDAVKAEFHPGDDESERVISSGSDDSLEEVCNDGELEMPFTKSEAVEKLRRLKAAENPVESITGETREEEFAEEKIARGNAIYADLASFGSDGSDSEESIYEELMRKPPENFIKGKTYDYDEKKHGTRMTEEFILKHCKENNLYQTPYLNDVLYLHFKGFSFIESLERYTGLKCLWLESNGIREIANLDNQGELRCLFLHHNLISKIENLECLPKLDTLNLAHNSIRMIENLDSLKNLKTLHLSHNYLRETADFEHLKDLDHVTILDLSHNRIESFEVVEVLGAMKSLRVVTLTGNPVIKSIKMYRKTMTLKCKKLTYLDDRPVFPRDRACAEAWMRGGPEEEIAERNRWIQAEQKKINDSVAALLSRKKHFEAVAAAEKEEKEQSENVEAAKGCTDCRVSSELLEVEDRVKAVSSSPSPSSSSDYENEDERDHYVEDLSGVSESQRSGSQALLVDSERKASDEQIKELLLPWKAEIRAPGKPPRLIEDMTEIKEHVAGDLERKRLARRVLDNRTHRVDQACSPDSDCVLGTDLGKEILRPVEGDNNVVRSPVSVKKDCVLVEDMRNVSAEGDESSEEPLSTSENHISSQLSSVREEMKEFCEDIRKFTEENGIVYKNGEVVRCWGGESKRSEETDDSKSREETGQWWNTKERKQRVRKILKQREEESLTSAMGSLVVRGPEDPAPNHFVVKQTGGGKRAHEIEGPEVSRKKLQIVEAGGGDPEVPRGANESFESVAERCRRHVVRETRRQTAKPSPLLDSCISTLIRETGEKLSLEEREDFRGELDDLKSAASIFETNKCLTPLETGETNVGSADQRTSSRYSGDGDFATNLSHEAEFPNMDAALRARITRNVNAPKTPEQRERAKKSASALMDKSREAMARGKMPAQDFDVHDYAEDAAAATIQTTRQFRGFTEEDHRETEAAMNEQDRLLGCGRKFEMFGTGGGEEDVLRVGASPLIEELKPRLQDEDKDFGDRGQQRSSGQKGEDETEDEAKVVQQHEVEDCGHVVARKVTKTLEMLVALQESSE; this is encoded by the exons ATGCAAGGATCGTTGTTCCGGATAATTCAG ATCGAGGCGGTTGAACCACGCTTCAATGACCTCAGCGACATCGATGAAGAGTTATCAAAAAGGTTGGGAGATGCGGGTAGGGATGACCCGAACAAGGTCTTGGAGAGTTTGAGAGACATCATCGAGGATGTGGACAAAGCTAACGTGGTGATATCCAAGAAGGCGGAGACCAGTCTGatcgaattatcaaaaatgACAGAAGATAGCGGGCCGCAGGACGAAGATGACGTCGTGCGAAGGTTGGCGGAAATCGCGGAGGCGAAGAGGAGGATCGAACAGGAACGGGACGATGCCTTGGACGCTGTCAAGGCCGAGTTTCACCCGGGGGATGACGAATCGGAGCGCGTGATAAGCAGCGGCTCGGACGACTCGTTGGAGGAGGTTTGTAACGACGGTGAGCTTGAGATGCCGTTTACAAAATCGGAGGCAGTGGAGAAACTGAGAAGGTTAAAGGCCGCGGAGAATCCGGTGGAGTCAATAACCGGTGAAACGAGAGAGGAGGAATTTGCAGAGGAGAAAATCGCCCGGGGAAACGCGATTTACGCAGATTTGGCAAGCTTTGGATCGGACGGCTCCGATTCCGAAGAGTCGATATACGAGGAACTGATGAGGAAGCCGCCGGAAAACTTTATCAAAGGAAAAACGTACGATTACGACGAGAAGAAGCACGGCACAAG AATGACCGAGGAATTCATCCTTAAACACTGCAAGGAAAACAATTTGTACCAGACCCCTTATCTGAACGACGTACTCTACCTCCACTTCAAAG GGTTTTCGTTCATTGAGAGTCTCGAACGTTACACTGGCCTGAAGTGTTTGTGGCTTGAAAGCAACGGCATCCGGGAGATAGCGAATCTCGATAACCAAGGTGAACTGAGGTGCCTCTTCCTGCATCACAACTTGATCAGCAAGATCGAGAATTTGGAGTGCCTACCGAAGCTGGACACTCTGAATCTCGCTCACAACAGCATAAGGATGATCGAGAACCTCG ACAGCTTGAAGAACCTGAAGACGCTTCATCTGTCTCACAACTACCTCCGCGAAACAGCCGACTTCGAACACCTTAAAGACTTGGACCACGTCACGATTCTCGACTTGTCGCACAATCGGATCGAATCCTTCGAGGTGGTCGAG GTTCTCGGAGCGATGAAGAGCCTTCGAGTAGTCACGCTGACCGGAAACCCGGTGATAAAGTCTATAAAAATGTACCGAAAAACTATGACCCTGAAGTGTAAGAAGTTAACCTACCTCGACGACCGCCCGGTATTTCCGCGGGACCGAGCTTGCGCCGAAGCTTG gATGCGCGGCGGACCGGAGGAAGAAATTGCCGAAAGGAACCGATGGATCCAGGCGGAACAGAAAAAGATCAACGATAGTGTTGCAG CTTTGCTGAGCAGAAAAAAGCACTTCGAGGCAGTGGCGGCTGCTGAAAAGGAGGAAAAGGAACAGTCGGAAAACGTCGAGGCGGCCAAAGGCTGTACCGACTGCAGAGTTTCGTCGGAACTG CTGGAAGTAGAAGATAGGGTGAAGGCAGTGTCTTCGTCTCCGTCTCCGTCTTCGTCGAGCGACTATGAAAACGAAGATGAACGGGATCACTACGTCGAAGATTTGTCGGGAGTGAGCGAGTCCCAGAGATCGGGAAGTCAAGCTTTGTTGGTAGACTCCGAAAGGAAGGCTTCGGATGAACAGATCAAGGAGCTTCTTCTACCCTGGAAAGCCGAG ATTCGCGCACCAGGGAAACCTCCGAGACTAATTGAAGATATGACGGAGATAAAGGAACATGTTGCGGGTGACCTGGAAAGGAAGCGGTTGGCCCGACGCGTCCTAGACAACAGGACGCACAGAGTAGACCAAGCTTGTTCACCAGACTCTGACTGTGTCCTCGGCACCGATTTAGGAAAGGAGATTCTGCGGCCGGTTGAGGGTGATAACAACGTTGTCAGGTCGCCCGTATCCGTGAAAAAGGACTGCGTTCTGGTTGAGGATATGAGAAATG TTTCTGCCGAGGGCGATGAATCGTCTGAGGAACCACTGTCAACGTCAGAAAATCACATTAGCTCGCAGCTGAGTTCGGTGCGAGAGGAGATGAAGGAGTTCTGCGAAGACATCAGGAAGTTCACAGAAGAAAACGGTATCGTCTACAAAAACGGAGAAGTAGTCAGATGTTGGGGGGGCGAGAGTAAACGGAGCGAGGAAACGGATGATTCGAAGTCTCGAGAAGAAACGGGGCAATGGTGGAACACCAAGGAGCGGAAGCAGAGGGTAAGGAAGATCCTGAAGCAGCGGGAAGAAGAGTCCTTGACTTCAGCGATGGGCTCGCTGGTGGTCAGGGGTCCGGAAGACCCAGCCCCCAATCACTTCGTGGTGAAGCAGACGGGGGGCGGTAAACGTGCGCACGAAATCGAAGGCCCTGAAGTCAGCCGAAAAAAGTTGCAGATCGTGGAGGCTGGGGGCGGGGACCCGGAGGTGCCTCGAGGAGCTAACGAGAGCTTCGAGAGCGTGGCCGAGAGGTGCAGAAGACACGTCGTGAGGGAAACCCGGAGGCAAACGGCGAAGCCGTCGCCACTGTTGGACAGCTGCATATCCACGCTGATCCGAGAGACGGGGGAAAAGCTCTCGCTGGAGGAGCGCGAGGATTTCCGGGGCGAATTGGACGACCTGAAGTCGGCCGCAAGTATCTTCGAAACAAACAAGTGTCTGACGCCGTTGGAGACGGGAGAAACAAACGTGGGATCGGCCGATCAACGGACATCAAGTCGTTATTCCGGTGACGGTGACTTCGCGACGAATCTTTCTCACGAGGCTGAATTCCCCAACATGGATGCCGCACTGAGGGCTAGAATCACGAGAAACGTGAACGCGCCGAAAACCCCCGAGCAGAGAGAGCGGGCCAAAAAATCGGCAAGCGCCCTGATGGACAAGTCCAGGGAGGCCATGGCTCGGGGTAAAATGCCGGCGCAAGACTTTGACGTCCACGACTATGCGGAG GATGCAGCTGCGGCTACGATACAAACGACCCGTCAATTCCGTGGCTTCACGGAGGAGGATCACCGGGAAACGGAGGCCGCAATGAACGAGCAGGACAGGCTTTTGGGATGCGGGAGGAAGTTCGAGATGTTTGGAACCGGTGGTGGTGAGGAGGACGTTTTAAGGGTCGGAGCATCGCCGTTGATCGAAGAGTTGAAACCGAGGCTGCAGGACGAAGACAAGGATTTCGGAGACCGTGGCCAGCAGAGGTCGTCGGGGCAAAAGGGGGAAGACGAAACCGAGGACGAGGCCAAAGTCGTCCAGCAGCACGAAGTCGAGGACTGCGGTCATGTTGTAGCCAGGAAAGTTACCAAAACTTTGGAGATGCTTGTCGCTCTTCAGGAGAGCAGCGAATAA